A single genomic interval of Zingiber officinale cultivar Zhangliang chromosome 4A, Zo_v1.1, whole genome shotgun sequence harbors:
- the LOC121969439 gene encoding LEAF RUST 10 DISEASE-RESISTANCE LOCUS RECEPTOR-LIKE PROTEIN KINASE-like 2.1 isoform X3, which produces MLGEAVSFPLFLLFLLVLFSVPSRSEYTCPNSTPANCGGVNISYPFWKSSDFLQNNNPYCGYRGFNVTCEPDSLPILRLGDYDYTVLGIDYKTRVISLADAEIFNRGSDHCPRGLHNVTLSSNVSLSYTNNDVNITFFFNCDDGESQNNSISCANPGKNYVFGENMEYVPENCDEILVLPVLRSNLADPGQLGRDYASVLRLGFQLNWSYDTNGNCANCQSSGGLCGYNKTNYDLAPACFRFDGKIDYQAAGIMVALSSFLSIWLLRFRKQGEKENQAIEAIVLQYESTPKRYTYSEIKRMTNSFSDMLGKGGYGSVFKGSLEDGHLVAVKLLSESKGDGQEFINEVASISQTSHVNIVSLLGFCLKGSKRALVYEFMQNGSLEKFIFSNKSDMKNTQLSWEKLYNIAKGIAQGLEYLHRGCNTRIVHFDIKPHNILLDQDFHPKISDFGLAKMCLRKDSIISTMAMRGTPGYIAPELFSRSFGVISSKSDVYSYGMMILEMVGGRKNFKSMADHSSEIYFPDWVYDNFDKYYDASLVSPETDANPKTKEIAKKMIIVGLWCIQIKSENRPSISMVINMLEGSIMDLQMPPKPEFN; this is translated from the exons ATGTTGGGCGAAGCCGTATCTTTTCCTcttttcttgctcttcctcctcgtGCTCTTCTCTGTCCCCTCTCGCAGCGAGTACACCTGCCCAAACTCCACGCCGGCGAACTGCGGCGGGGTCAACATCTCCTACCCCTTCTGGAAATCATCTGATTTTCTCCAGAACAACAATCCCTACTGCGGCTACCGAGGCTTCAACGTGACCTGCGAGCCTGACTCCCTCCCAATCCTCCGACTCGGGGACTACGACTACACTGTCTTAGGCATCGACTACAAAACCAGAGTAATCTCCCTTGCAGATGCCGAAATCTTCAACCGCGGATCAGATCATTGTCCCAGAGGCTTGCATAACGTCACCTTGTCTTCCAACGTATCTTTGTCCTACACTAACAACGACGTCAAtatcaccttcttcttcaactGCGACGACGGCGAATCACAAAACAACTCTATTTCTTGCGCTAATCCCGGCAAAAATTATGTTTTTGGAGAAAATATGGAATACGTTCCTGAGAACTGCGATGAAATACTCGTTTTGCCGGTCCTGCGATCAAATCTAGCAGATCCGGGTCAGCTTGGAAGAGATTATGCATCAGTATTGCGGCTGGGATTCCAACTAAATTGGTCATACGACACCAACGGAAATTGTGCTAACTGCCAGAGCTCAGGTGGCCTTTGTGGGTATAATAAAACGAACTATGACCTCGCTCCCGCCTGTTTTCGATTTGACGGGAAAATTGACTACCAAG CTGCAGGTATAATGGTTGCCCTTTCAAGTTTTCTCTCAATTTGGCTTCTACGATTTAGAAAGCAAGGTGAGAAAGAAAACCAAGCTATCGAAGCCATAGTACTTCAGTATGAGTCAACTCCAAAGAGATACACATATTCAGAAATAAAAAGAATGACAAATTCCTTCAGTGACATGCTTGGGAAAGGAGGTTATGGTTCTGTATTCAAAGGTTCACTCGAAGATGGCCATTTGGTTGCTGTGAAACTCCTGAGTGAATCCAAAGGCGATGGACAAGAGTTCATCAACGAGGTAGCGAGCATCAGTCAGACCTCCCATGTCAACATTGTTAGTCTTCTTGGATTTTGCTTAAAGGGATCAAAGAGAGCTCTGGTTTACGAGTTCATGCAGAATGGATCCCTGGAGAAGTTCATCTTTAGCAACAAATCAGATATGAAAAATACCCAACTAAGCTGGGAGAAGTTATATAATATTGCGAAAGGCATAGCACAAGGTCTAGAGTACTTGCATAGAGGATGCAACACCCGCATCGTTCACTTTGATATAAAGCCCCATAATATCTTATTGGACCAAGATTTTCATCCCAAAATTTCAGATTTTGGATTGGCCAAGATGTGCCTACGAAAGGATAGTATTATCTCAACTATGGCTATGAGGGGAACTCCAGGGTATATCGCTCCAGAACTCTTCTCTAGAAGCTTTGGAGTGATATCCAGTAAGTCGGATGTTTATAGCTACGGAATGATGATATTAGAAATGGTTGGAGGGAGAAAGAACTTCAAATCAATGGCAGACCACAGCAGTGAAATTTATTTTCCAGACTGGGTTTATGACAATTTTGATAAGTACTATGATGCCAGTCTTGTTAGTCCTGAGACTGATGCTAATCCTAAGACTAAAGAAATTGCAAAAAAGATGATAATAGTGGGGTTATGGTGCATACAGATAAAGTCAGAAAATAGACCTTCAATTAGCATGGTTATCAACATGTTGGAAGGAAGCATCATGGACCTGCAAATGCCACCAAAACCAGAATTCAATTAA
- the LOC121969439 gene encoding LEAF RUST 10 DISEASE-RESISTANCE LOCUS RECEPTOR-LIKE PROTEIN KINASE-like 2.3 isoform X1, producing the protein MLGEAVSFPLFLLFLLVLFSVPSRSEYTCPNSTPANCGGVNISYPFWKSSDFLQNNNPYCGYRGFNVTCEPDSLPILRLGDYDYTVLGIDYKTRVISLADAEIFNRGSDHCPRGLHNVTLSSNVSLSYTNNDVNITFFFNCDDGESQNNSISCANPGKNYVFGENMEYVPENCDEILVLPVLRSNLADPGQLGRDYASVLRLGFQLNWSYDTNGNCANCQSSGGLCGYNKTNYDLAPACFRFDGKIDYQGGGRKPNKVLIIGVVVAAGIMVALSSFLSIWLLRFRKQGEKENQAIEAIVLQYESTPKRYTYSEIKRMTNSFSDMLGKGGYGSVFKGSLEDGHLVAVKLLSESKGDGQEFINEVASISQTSHVNIVSLLGFCLKGSKRALVYEFMQNGSLEKFIFSNKSDMKNTQLSWEKLYNIAKGIAQGLEYLHRGCNTRIVHFDIKPHNILLDQDFHPKISDFGLAKMCLRKDSIISTMAMRGTPGYIAPELFSRSFGVISSKSDVYSYGMMILEMVGGRKNFKSMADHSSEIYFPDWVYDNFDKYYDASLVSPETDANPKTKEIAKKMIIVGLWCIQIKSENRPSISMVINMLEGSIMDLQMPPKPEFN; encoded by the exons ATGTTGGGCGAAGCCGTATCTTTTCCTcttttcttgctcttcctcctcgtGCTCTTCTCTGTCCCCTCTCGCAGCGAGTACACCTGCCCAAACTCCACGCCGGCGAACTGCGGCGGGGTCAACATCTCCTACCCCTTCTGGAAATCATCTGATTTTCTCCAGAACAACAATCCCTACTGCGGCTACCGAGGCTTCAACGTGACCTGCGAGCCTGACTCCCTCCCAATCCTCCGACTCGGGGACTACGACTACACTGTCTTAGGCATCGACTACAAAACCAGAGTAATCTCCCTTGCAGATGCCGAAATCTTCAACCGCGGATCAGATCATTGTCCCAGAGGCTTGCATAACGTCACCTTGTCTTCCAACGTATCTTTGTCCTACACTAACAACGACGTCAAtatcaccttcttcttcaactGCGACGACGGCGAATCACAAAACAACTCTATTTCTTGCGCTAATCCCGGCAAAAATTATGTTTTTGGAGAAAATATGGAATACGTTCCTGAGAACTGCGATGAAATACTCGTTTTGCCGGTCCTGCGATCAAATCTAGCAGATCCGGGTCAGCTTGGAAGAGATTATGCATCAGTATTGCGGCTGGGATTCCAACTAAATTGGTCATACGACACCAACGGAAATTGTGCTAACTGCCAGAGCTCAGGTGGCCTTTGTGGGTATAATAAAACGAACTATGACCTCGCTCCCGCCTGTTTTCGATTTGACGGGAAAATTGACTACCAAG GTGGTGGGAGGAAGCCTAATAAAGTATTGATAATTGGAGTTGTTGTAG CTGCAGGTATAATGGTTGCCCTTTCAAGTTTTCTCTCAATTTGGCTTCTACGATTTAGAAAGCAAGGTGAGAAAGAAAACCAAGCTATCGAAGCCATAGTACTTCAGTATGAGTCAACTCCAAAGAGATACACATATTCAGAAATAAAAAGAATGACAAATTCCTTCAGTGACATGCTTGGGAAAGGAGGTTATGGTTCTGTATTCAAAGGTTCACTCGAAGATGGCCATTTGGTTGCTGTGAAACTCCTGAGTGAATCCAAAGGCGATGGACAAGAGTTCATCAACGAGGTAGCGAGCATCAGTCAGACCTCCCATGTCAACATTGTTAGTCTTCTTGGATTTTGCTTAAAGGGATCAAAGAGAGCTCTGGTTTACGAGTTCATGCAGAATGGATCCCTGGAGAAGTTCATCTTTAGCAACAAATCAGATATGAAAAATACCCAACTAAGCTGGGAGAAGTTATATAATATTGCGAAAGGCATAGCACAAGGTCTAGAGTACTTGCATAGAGGATGCAACACCCGCATCGTTCACTTTGATATAAAGCCCCATAATATCTTATTGGACCAAGATTTTCATCCCAAAATTTCAGATTTTGGATTGGCCAAGATGTGCCTACGAAAGGATAGTATTATCTCAACTATGGCTATGAGGGGAACTCCAGGGTATATCGCTCCAGAACTCTTCTCTAGAAGCTTTGGAGTGATATCCAGTAAGTCGGATGTTTATAGCTACGGAATGATGATATTAGAAATGGTTGGAGGGAGAAAGAACTTCAAATCAATGGCAGACCACAGCAGTGAAATTTATTTTCCAGACTGGGTTTATGACAATTTTGATAAGTACTATGATGCCAGTCTTGTTAGTCCTGAGACTGATGCTAATCCTAAGACTAAAGAAATTGCAAAAAAGATGATAATAGTGGGGTTATGGTGCATACAGATAAAGTCAGAAAATAGACCTTCAATTAGCATGGTTATCAACATGTTGGAAGGAAGCATCATGGACCTGCAAATGCCACCAAAACCAGAATTCAATTAA
- the LOC121969439 gene encoding LEAF RUST 10 DISEASE-RESISTANCE LOCUS RECEPTOR-LIKE PROTEIN KINASE-like 2.5 isoform X2, with translation MLGEAVSFPLFLLFLLVLFSVPSRSEYTCPNSTPANCGGVNISYPFWKSSDFLQNNNPYCGYRGFNVTCEPDSLPILRLGDYDYTVLGIDYKTRVISLADAEIFNRGSDHCPRGLHNVTLSSNVSLSYTNNDVNITFFFNCDDGESQNNSISCANPGKNYVFGENMEYVPENCDEILVLPVLRSNLADPGQLGRDYASVLRLGFQLNWSYDTNGNCANCQSSGGLCGYNKTNYDLAPACFRFDGKIDYQGGGRKPNKVLIIGVVVGIMVALSSFLSIWLLRFRKQGEKENQAIEAIVLQYESTPKRYTYSEIKRMTNSFSDMLGKGGYGSVFKGSLEDGHLVAVKLLSESKGDGQEFINEVASISQTSHVNIVSLLGFCLKGSKRALVYEFMQNGSLEKFIFSNKSDMKNTQLSWEKLYNIAKGIAQGLEYLHRGCNTRIVHFDIKPHNILLDQDFHPKISDFGLAKMCLRKDSIISTMAMRGTPGYIAPELFSRSFGVISSKSDVYSYGMMILEMVGGRKNFKSMADHSSEIYFPDWVYDNFDKYYDASLVSPETDANPKTKEIAKKMIIVGLWCIQIKSENRPSISMVINMLEGSIMDLQMPPKPEFN, from the exons ATGTTGGGCGAAGCCGTATCTTTTCCTcttttcttgctcttcctcctcgtGCTCTTCTCTGTCCCCTCTCGCAGCGAGTACACCTGCCCAAACTCCACGCCGGCGAACTGCGGCGGGGTCAACATCTCCTACCCCTTCTGGAAATCATCTGATTTTCTCCAGAACAACAATCCCTACTGCGGCTACCGAGGCTTCAACGTGACCTGCGAGCCTGACTCCCTCCCAATCCTCCGACTCGGGGACTACGACTACACTGTCTTAGGCATCGACTACAAAACCAGAGTAATCTCCCTTGCAGATGCCGAAATCTTCAACCGCGGATCAGATCATTGTCCCAGAGGCTTGCATAACGTCACCTTGTCTTCCAACGTATCTTTGTCCTACACTAACAACGACGTCAAtatcaccttcttcttcaactGCGACGACGGCGAATCACAAAACAACTCTATTTCTTGCGCTAATCCCGGCAAAAATTATGTTTTTGGAGAAAATATGGAATACGTTCCTGAGAACTGCGATGAAATACTCGTTTTGCCGGTCCTGCGATCAAATCTAGCAGATCCGGGTCAGCTTGGAAGAGATTATGCATCAGTATTGCGGCTGGGATTCCAACTAAATTGGTCATACGACACCAACGGAAATTGTGCTAACTGCCAGAGCTCAGGTGGCCTTTGTGGGTATAATAAAACGAACTATGACCTCGCTCCCGCCTGTTTTCGATTTGACGGGAAAATTGACTACCAAG GTGGTGGGAGGAAGCCTAATAAAGTATTGATAATTGGAGTTGTTGTAG GTATAATGGTTGCCCTTTCAAGTTTTCTCTCAATTTGGCTTCTACGATTTAGAAAGCAAGGTGAGAAAGAAAACCAAGCTATCGAAGCCATAGTACTTCAGTATGAGTCAACTCCAAAGAGATACACATATTCAGAAATAAAAAGAATGACAAATTCCTTCAGTGACATGCTTGGGAAAGGAGGTTATGGTTCTGTATTCAAAGGTTCACTCGAAGATGGCCATTTGGTTGCTGTGAAACTCCTGAGTGAATCCAAAGGCGATGGACAAGAGTTCATCAACGAGGTAGCGAGCATCAGTCAGACCTCCCATGTCAACATTGTTAGTCTTCTTGGATTTTGCTTAAAGGGATCAAAGAGAGCTCTGGTTTACGAGTTCATGCAGAATGGATCCCTGGAGAAGTTCATCTTTAGCAACAAATCAGATATGAAAAATACCCAACTAAGCTGGGAGAAGTTATATAATATTGCGAAAGGCATAGCACAAGGTCTAGAGTACTTGCATAGAGGATGCAACACCCGCATCGTTCACTTTGATATAAAGCCCCATAATATCTTATTGGACCAAGATTTTCATCCCAAAATTTCAGATTTTGGATTGGCCAAGATGTGCCTACGAAAGGATAGTATTATCTCAACTATGGCTATGAGGGGAACTCCAGGGTATATCGCTCCAGAACTCTTCTCTAGAAGCTTTGGAGTGATATCCAGTAAGTCGGATGTTTATAGCTACGGAATGATGATATTAGAAATGGTTGGAGGGAGAAAGAACTTCAAATCAATGGCAGACCACAGCAGTGAAATTTATTTTCCAGACTGGGTTTATGACAATTTTGATAAGTACTATGATGCCAGTCTTGTTAGTCCTGAGACTGATGCTAATCCTAAGACTAAAGAAATTGCAAAAAAGATGATAATAGTGGGGTTATGGTGCATACAGATAAAGTCAGAAAATAGACCTTCAATTAGCATGGTTATCAACATGTTGGAAGGAAGCATCATGGACCTGCAAATGCCACCAAAACCAGAATTCAATTAA